Part of the Synechococcus sp. HK01-R genome is shown below.
CGGCAATGTGTTGGCCCTTCCCCTGATCGGGTGGATTGCCTTCACCTCTCCTGACTTGCGTGCGGCCAATCTCAGCGTGGCCTTTGGCCTGGCCTGGCCGGCTGCTGTTGTGGGCATCGTTGCCTGTGCCGGTCTGATCGCCCGCCGCCGCTGGGGGGTGATCGTGGCCATCGTTGCCCTTTCGATGGCCTTGGCTGCATCGCTGCCTTACGGCATTGTGCGCCTCGCGCTGATCTCCCTCGGCGCTGATGCGGTTCGCCTAGGAGCGCTTTCCCTGGTGCTTGCTCTTCTCAACTTGCTGGCTCTGCTCTATTGGTGCAGGCCTGAGCATCGTCGTCAGAGCCTGCGCGCAGGCTTACGTGGGAGCGGAAGCCTGCTCTGAAGTTGATTCACGCGATCCCGGTCCTCTTCTCCGACATCCACCTGATGGTGGTGGACAAACCAGCCGGGCTTCTCAGCCAGCCAGGGCTCGGGCCGGCGCAGGCCGACTCCCTGAGCAGCCGTTTGCAAGTGGCTGAACCTTCGCTTCAGCTCGTGCATCGTTTGGATCGGGACACCTCCGGTCTGCTGGTGTTGGCCCGCTCTCCGGAAGCCCTGCGCCGGCTCAGTGCGCTTTTCGCCCAGAGGGCTGTTCAGAAGCTTTACGTCGCCGATGTCTGCGGTGCGCCGGCAGCGCTGAGCGGTCGCATCGATCATCCCCTGGCTCGTCTTGAGCGGCTACCGCCCCGTTAT
Proteins encoded:
- a CDS encoding RluA family pseudouridine synthase encodes the protein MIHAIPVLFSDIHLMVVDKPAGLLSQPGLGPAQADSLSSRLQVAEPSLQLVHRLDRDTSGLLVLARSPEALRRLSALFAQRAVQKLYVADVCGAPAALSGRIDHPLARLERLPPRYGNHPGGRPSLTCWRWAAPGDRCSRLWLRPLTGRSHQLRAHLAGFGWPILGDPIYGSGAQPSGLAVTRLHLHALALAFRHPFSGRRLRVHSPVPFALPVQAG